The genome window caagcatggaggatataagaagaagatataatccaatgatagatttgttaaaattcacctccaataaaaagatattgagtaaaattgtaACCTTAGGCTTCAACTAATTTTGCAACTAAACTTTAtccattttttaaatcttattttattttcctacttGTTTTAGGGATTTAATTCATCTTCTTACTTCATTAGTAGAATTTTCATTGGTTAGAattgtttccttttcttgttAGGATAATAAGTTTGGAACTCTATTTAAAGAACCTGGAATTCAGTATTGTATATATACAGTTTGCTTCAATAATGAAATTGATTGTTGGAGTTTTTCCTTCAATAGGTTGGTGTTGATTCCAGATAACCCTAGGTGTTGATTTCTAaggggtttgtttgtttgtttgtttgtttgtttttttttttttttttttttttttttggttcttgttCTTGTTGAAGCCGCAACATTAGCATTATTTGATTAGGCCCCAGGGCCTTAAAGACATATCCCACACATGGCCTTCTGGCCATCAATATATAAGAACCAAGCCAAATAATAATGAACACGCCACATCTTTAtgatgtgttttatttattaatattttacaaACTTCTTAGTACTGATTACAGAAATTTGTAGtgcatatataaataaaattaacattgcCAATTGAAAGCGAGCACAACTAAAAGTATGGCAGGCAGCCTTAAGCCGGATCCTCAAGGATTACCATCTGATCTTTTCTGGGAAGTActacaaaaagaaattaaaaaaaaaaaaatccaattttagtaaaggaaaaaaaaagtgtataaaatTACCGAAGCACAGAATTTTGCACTGGTACACACCTTTTTTATGAGGGATTCATAGTATGGTTTAACTTTTTCAACATCAACATGAACTTTGCTCTTACTGTAGAGATCATATTTGCTGTTATTTTgtacaatacaataaaatcagTTTAGTTGTCACAATCAGCtgaacaaaaattgaataattggTGGGGAAAAACACTGATGCTCACAATCAGCTCAATGAGAAATGAATAATTGTAGGGGAAGAACAcgggtaagaaagaaaaaaaaaagtacaaaccaAACAGCAAAATGGAAGCTTACCTGAATGTTTGAGACCACTTCAGATTCTCTTTGTCCTCGTCATTCATTAGGTATTGATATGCTCCTTTCGAATGCATTGCTGCGAGATGGACAGATAAAActcattttattgtataaaaatgATTCAAGAATATTaactatttttcaaatttacagGAAAAGATAAAGAATAATACTTACGGTATAATGAGTGATATCGGATAATAAATAATGCAGCTGGAGGTAGAGTAGTTCCACTTGCCTTGAGCACCTAAGGATTTGGAAACAACAATATTAGTATTATGATTGTTATTTTGGAATAACATATTGTGgaaatttcaatatgaaaatcttattaaagatttttcattaaaaattcaTTGAAGGTTCAGAGGATATACCAAGTACATGTAATCGTCATGCCCCCATGACAACAACACATTTTCAAGTCCACATCCTTCAGAGTAGACTCCAAGTTTAGTGTTGTAGGCAGGATTGTTGTAATCTGGATTTTCCTTGAGATACTGCAATGCAAAAGATTCGaagaaatttctttcaattGACTGACTACATATAATCATGTCAAACATAATTAACTAATGTTTTTGAGAAGACCTTGTGATAAACAATCGATTCGTCATAAGCACAACCAACAATTAGCGTATCTCCTGCAACATCAGAATTCATCATCAGATTGAAATGACTCGAAACAAGAGAAATATATTAACATTTATTTGGTCAGAGAACATTTCTTACCATTAACAGCCCACTGGGGAAGCGATCCAAATTTAGAATGGAAAAGAACCTTTCCAAGATCTGAAATCCATGCAAGAATCAATTATCAAGTTGTTTTATGTAAACTTCAATATATAAGGCCTAGTGTGTGTAGTTATTATATGATAATATGAATAAGAGCATAGAGCCACTAAGTTAAACATATACAATTACACATTCAAAGAACTTATATTTTGCATGTTAGCCTTAGAACGGAACCTAGGAGTGTGCATGGGGTATTTACCATGAATAAGGGCAGTCAAGTGCAGCCAATCTTCACTAGGATAGTCTTTTCTTATAGCTTCAGCTGTCTGCAGCATATGCTGAATCTGAGGTTCTTCCAGGTCAGGGTCAGTTTCATCCACAAAATTGTCAAGGAGTTCAATGGCTTCCCATATGGACATCTCTGCTTTGTTCAATTTTGCATACTCTTCCCTTGTCCTCTTTACCTGCATTTGCATTGAAAGTTTCATATATCAAATTGAATCTATGAAGTCCTAAAGTTTAATATTTAAACATTAACTTATTGAAAGTGTACTTACAAAATCATATGTTTGGTTAATATGATGCAACCGATAGCAATTCTCCACAATGCTTTGCCTCACACTTCCTTCATAATCCCTACCACACATTTTGACACAATTCATTGAATGAGAAACTACACCATTTATGAAAAACACCTGATCTTATAAACAAAGATTGTGGAAGAAAATGTCAAAACCTAAATGATTGGCCAAAGGCATTGGATTCTGGCACAACAAATTCATCTGATGCATCTTTTGGTATTGCATTCTCTGACACTTAACAAAAGAACACAAAAGTTAGACTCCAATTGAACTAAGCTTATAgacttataataaaataaaaactattgaCATTCATGGACAAAAGGAAGTAGGAAACAATAATCAAAGCAGTACCAACTCCCTGGTTCTCAACGGAAATCATCTTGTTCCCACTTAAAAACTCAGAACAAGGCAAACAAAGCAAAGACAAATACCTTTGAAAGGTCCCAATCAAATTTATAGGTAAATAATAAGTCCTCAACTGAAAATAGACCAGGCTTGGACTCCTCAACTGCAAATTTTCATTATCCTAGAGCTAATTTATTCAAACAAACTTTACCTTAAAATAACTTGTTTCTGTAAGAGTATTGAATGGTCAATCATTATCTTCATTTTAGCCATGTGACCAAATTCCTAAtgctttggttgttttgttGTCAAAAACATGCATCGTTGTCATTTAcaaagaaaaggggaaaaataaaTGTGATAACGCATTGAGTCAGCTTTGTGGATAATCACATCCTATTTTTCGTAATGCAAAAAACTAGCCTAAGATGTTGATGACAAGACAATCCAGTCGTGGCCatgtaacaccccataattttgataccaattaaattattatacgtaaattataaaggaggcctacaattaaatggattaaattgatttgggcctaagatatttaaaaaaaaaaaatactatggGATATGAAGCTCAAGTGAGGTGAcataagtaaatatatgggcCTTGAAAACCCTAGTCTTTTACCTCTTAAACTACACGTGCATATACTTATAAGGCTTCCTTTTGCTTCAACCGCATCACACTACTGAAATTCGCTTCTCTTCACTGTGGCTGTGAGTAAAGATTACaggttctaattctactgaattgttgtgattcaagggaggttgatttttttttttattttttttgcaactaagaggtaagtggtgtttactaattttgggggttttcccaAACAATGTTAGTTATTAAACTATcatatatcaaagaaatatattgttattctatacatataaaatttcTTGATGTTGACATTAATtattcgttttatgaaaaacttgtgggacaacctaaatttatttagatttgtatgtgtgaatatatccttatattttcgagaattatgaatggattatttttgtgagcATCTTGAATGGATTATTTATGTGAGCATCTtgtatatgttttgaaaacttatggCAAGTTGTGATTAAAAGCTCAGTGTTGTattagtccttagcaagggacaatCATACTGTagctagtccttagcaagggacggtCCTAAAAAAGGGAACagtgcacatttgatagcttcttagcaagggagtatactattgaggatccaaaaaggaagctccttagcaagggagtgcaCCTTTAGGTTCCAAATGAGCCATCCTTAAGAAAGGAGATGAAAATGAGGTTCCAATCCCAAAAAGGGGACAGCACAACCCTGTCAACGGGACGTAAACGTTGATTACGAGAAAAGCCTAGGAAATTGTTTATGTGAtggtattaatatatatattataagggCTCACAATATAAGGAtattatatatatctatatatatatatatgaagtatttgatgataaatattgatgagttacaagttatgaaattgttgtaagaattatttatttgaaaggtttgttTCCACACCCCAATAttagtgaattccacttattgagttatctcacccccTTTTATTTCCCATTACAGATACATTAGAGGGATTATTGGAGTAGAGATTCTTGGGAGACAGTAGTTACGAACTATTTTGTGGAactgaggattttattattattttatggcattaaacattgtattggagaattattttgaggatgttttgtatttggtgaattagagctctgacttTTGTGATGAGATTCAAGGTTgttggtttcttttatttaatttttttatggattattcagaTTAATTAGACTTTTATTGCTTATCATTTTGGGGTGTTACAGGCTAACTCTATGTTTTGTGCTCTGTTATGAGGATcaggctttaaaaaaaataaaatcaacaacTGAGCTAAGATATTTGTGTATGAATAGCCAAGAACCATCAAGAaagttcagtttttttttttttttttcctctccattAATTGATAGGATTGGAACCTAAGAACTATGCTCACCAAGAGCAGATGATTGTATTTTGCCACACAAACATGACTGTGTGAGTTTCTATCTTGTATTTACCAGAAATAGCCAAGATATGTATGAGATGTATAATTAGGATATATTAGTTTAGAAACTATAATTCATTTTTTCTGCCATTGAGGACCAAGTCAAGATATTGGTTTCAAGAGAAAATTATGGGATTGGTTAATAAATCAAGGGATTGATTACTAAAGAAAATCATGGAATTGAGGCAAtcaatatgtaatttttattcaaatgtcATGGACTTTTGTATCTcattataaatatgaaattcatCATAATGTAAAATGTGAAGGAGTCTTTTAAGTTGTAGCTCAATACGCTTCTAAGGTAGTTCCAAATGATGTGTCCAGATTCAAATCCACTCCTTCccaactattaaattttttttttttttttttaaaaaggaaggagaatctttatatatatgtgtgtgtgtatctatATATAAGGTGGAAAAAAAACCATGATTTAACAATTTCGTTCAAGCATGCAATGATGACAAATTGTATTCAAGACATTGATATCCAGCTGCATAGGCCAATCTTAACCTAACTCATTTAATAATCATTTCAAAAACCCTTCTACCCTAACAAAACCCATTTATTAAGTGAGTGACACAACATGACCCACATAGCTCACTTAATATACACAAACACTACTCATTTCAAATGTTTGATAAACTTGTATTGGGTTAACATTTAAATGACCCATTCCAAACCATTCAAAAAATAAGccaaaatgaatttaaaattcttttaattacACTATTCTatagagaaaattcaaatttatattaaataaaaatgacatttatttatatgaatgGAGCCATTTTGGGTTAAGCAAATTAACATTGAATTGACTTAATAATTATGTCAAAAAGGATTCGCTACAAGCATTCTCTCTTTTCAAAAACTCTCTTGCCGTTCCATTCTTACAAAGCTACAGTTTACTAACCCTTCTAGTGTTTTGGCTTGGATCCAATATCCTGAGGGGACtggtcaaaattcaaatatcctTCGAAAAAGTTAAgccccttttctttttaaattccaAAATCTCTCTTGTTTTAAAGTTTatgcttgtttttgtttgtagaATTAGGTTAGGATTTTGTTTGATCACttagaaagaagaagatgtagaATTAGAGTTTCATTTTGTCAGGATGCGTACACATGCCTCACAATTGCGTATGTATGTTTATGGAACAACAGCTCATGTGTATGCCTCTGTctgcaaaaataacaatttgaaACCTACTTTAGGCTAAGCACACACTGTGTATAATCTTTATACCctattttcttgaattctttttagtttaaattccactctatctatatatctatatctatctatatatatactaatagaCAAAGCtgatagaaaattcaattagattttaattggattctcgaTTTTGTGCCACGTgccctatttaatttttaattttgtgtcacgtgaattattgagtgtataAGTCGAAGAGTTCAAATCTAATCcatctaagttttttaattttgtggcaagtgaattattggttGTAAAAACCGAAGAGTTTAAAACcagttaaattttaaatcacacacacacacacacacacacacacacacacacacacacacacacacacacatatataatgagaaacaattccatattttagaaatgtatagtttaaaaaagtgtaaaataataccatgtataatttaaacatcctctaaaattttgggtatacactagtatatattaataggtaaagcttagagaaagttcaattagaatttcaaattagagtccAATTTTATGTTatatgtcctaaattatttatttttagagagagttttatttcctaattttaaaatcaaatgtgagaccacatcataaatatttaggcgaaaagcacattttagtccctacattttcaggagattcccattttagtccctacattttatttttaccgcttttagtccttATCCTGAAAAATGCTTTTCGTTTTGGTCCCTGCCGTTACTCATTTAATAGAAATATTTTACGTGGCAAACGGTCCAACAATAAATGTTAACgtgtttattaaaataatattaaaaaaaagccacgtcagataaaaataatattaaaaaatgccacgtcagcaatttaatttttgaaaaaaaccacatcatataaaaataatataaaaatttctaacctaattattttttaaaaaaagaaaagaaagtagttaaattaatttttttttccttttttttggaagaacatgaagaacgtgTTCTTCATTATTCTTCCCCAACTAAGCTtgccaaaaaatgaaaaatgaaaaatttacttttcttttcttgcattttcttagcaaccaaaaccataaaatcactcagatttacaaaataaaaagatatgcccataaaaatttacaaaacacaaacattcaacaagattttcttatgctttgaaaccaaacacaaaaaacacaaaactcaaacccagattttCGGCCTCCATGCACAACCAAACCCAGCGAAGCTTGAATAAGATCTTAGAGAAAGCGTAACGAAACTCGGCATGACCACCACCACATCGAACAGAACCTAACCACCTCCAAAACCCAGCAACCAACGAAACCCAACTACCAAAAAGACCATCACAAAACCCAGCCACCAAACAGACCCAGCAAGCAccgaaacccaccaccaaatGGATCCagcaaacacccaaaaaaacccaccaccgaAACGCCACCActaaaacccagaaaacaccgaaaaaaacccaccaccaaagcCGGCCACCAATTCAACTCCACAACTGAAACCCACCACCGAAATGCCACCACTAAAACCCAGCAAACACcgaaaaaaacccaccaccaaagcCGGCCACCGATTCAACTCCACAACTAAAACCCACCATCGAAATGCCACCACTAAAACCCAGCAACCACCAATTCAATCCAACCAAAACTTAGTCAGATGAGAAGAGATAGATGAGTGAAACATGCTGTGAATAAAGAAAGAGGAATGGGAAATGTAGAAGAGAGATATAAAGGGAGAGATGGAGAACTGTTAGTAGAGAAAGAGGAATGGGAAACATCTCCTGGAacgttcttcatgttcttccaaaaaaaaggaaaaaaaaattaatttaactaatttcttttctttttttaaaaaataattaggttagaaatttttatattatttttatctgatttggcttttctcaaaaattaaattgctgatgtggcattttttaatattatttttatttgacgtgactttttttaatattattttaatagacaCGTCAACATTTACTGTTAAaccgtttgccacgtaggatatttttgttaaatgagtaacggcagggaccaaaacgggaagcgtttttcatgatagggactaaaagtggtaaaaataaaatgtagagactaaaatgggaatctcttgaaaatgtaaggactaaaatgtgattttcgccaaatatttatccaagtgagttattgagtACAAAATTCAAACAGTCTATAATATATAAAtcgtaaaagaaaaaagtgcttcacaataacaaaaattaagaagtaataaataaataaataaatatggacaatttacattttatactttataatattcttacaagaattttaaagagttaacaaaatataagattcttacaagattttttaaagagttaacaaaatataataatgactatcaatagtatttaaattatatatataggaattatactatttatctttttgtatatcttt of Quercus lobata isolate SW786 chromosome 8, ValleyOak3.0 Primary Assembly, whole genome shotgun sequence contains these proteins:
- the LOC115956365 gene encoding probable inositol oxygenase, translating into MISVENQGVVSENAIPKDASDEFVVPESNAFGQSFRDYEGSVRQSIVENCYRLHHINQTYDFVKRTREEYAKLNKAEMSIWEAIELLDNFVDETDPDLEEPQIQHMLQTAEAIRKDYPSEDWLHLTALIHDLGKVLFHSKFGSLPQWAVNGDTLIVGCAYDESIVYHKYLKENPDYNNPAYNTKLGVYSEGCGLENVLLSWGHDDYMYLVLKASGTTLPPAALFIIRYHSLYPMHSKGAYQYLMNDEDKENLKWSQTFSKYDLYSKSKVHVDVEKVKPYYESLIKKYFPEKIRW